The following proteins come from a genomic window of Bradysia coprophila strain Holo2 unplaced genomic scaffold, BU_Bcop_v1 contig_138, whole genome shotgun sequence:
- the LOC119073220 gene encoding aldo-keto reductase family 1 member B1-like: MENNYKAVKDAIDLGYRYIDTAPISGNEEEVGDALLTKIDEGVVKSYPKYLLIREDLYIVGKLLNPKAFHDAALIKDELLSTLRNLNLTYLDQYVIQCPEGDLNFNDTWHEMEKLIDNFIVKSIGVSNFNESQINHLLTSARCTPVTCQFDCHPYLTQTKLSDFCRSKNIAVTVYNPFGSSNLLDDPQIESIAQTYRKTPEQILLRYQIQRGHIAIPISISKIKLKENMDIFKFELDNQDMAALGKLERANKNYSSLNSLSYVNISWLIMVMAKFNHFVCIPQERMKLKLCFRQ; encoded by the exons ATGGAGAATAACTATAAG gCTGTGAAAGATGCTATTGATTTAGGCTACAGATATATCGACACAGCACCAATCAGTGGTAATGAGGAAGAAGTGGGTGATGCTCttctaacaaaaattgatgaagGTGTAGTGAAAAG CTATCCAAAATATTTACTAATTAGAGAAGATTTGTACATCGTTGGCAAATTATTGAATCCAAAGGCGTTCCATGACGCCGCACTGATCAAAGATGAACTGTTATCAACTCTACGGAATCTCAATTTAACGTACCTCGATCAATATGTCATACAGTGCCCGGAAGGTGACCTAAATTTCAATGATACGTGGCATGAGATGGAAAAACTTATCGACAATTTTATCGTCAAAAGCATTGGCGtatcaaattttaatgaatctCAAATAAATCATTTGTTGACCAGCGCACGTTGTACACCGGTCACTTGCCAATTCGATTGCCATCCGTATTTAACGCAAACGAAACTCAGTGATTTTTGTCgatcaaaaaatattgctGTAACGGTCTACAATCCATTCGGGTCATCAAATTTATTGGATGACCCTCAG ATCGAATCAATTGCACAAACGTATCGGAAAACGCCAGAACAAATTTTGCTACGATATCAAATTCAACGGGGACACATTGCCATACCAATATCGATAAgtaaaataaaactaaaggaaaatatggacattttcaaatttgaattggaTAATCAAGACATGGCTGCATTGGGAAAACTCGAGAGAGCCAATAAAAATTACAGTTCGCTGAATTCTTTGTCTTATGTAAACATTTCATGGCTCATTATGGTAATGGCAAAATTTAATCATTTCGTTTGTATTCCGCAGGAACGAATGAAGCTCAAACTGTGCTTCCGACAATGA
- the LOC119074046 gene encoding uncharacterized protein YwbO-like produces MKIEIWSDIACPFCYIGKRRFESALSKFEHRNQVEIKWKSFELNADIPRRTTTTVLEFLTAHKGISSDQAKGLFKHVTQTAAKDGLKFNFDIGLHGNTFDGHRLVHYATENGCGDAMKERLFSGYFVRGESVADIDTLVSMATDVGLDAEKTREMLQSDKFSDEVRMDEAQARKLGIHGVPFFRIDEKHEMSGIQAPEGFLQVLNKAWNSTEGAKSSTAGVACNEDGCVRR; encoded by the coding sequence ATGAAGATCGAAATATGGTCGGACATTGCATGCCCGTTCTGCTACATTGGAAAACGTCGTTTCGAAAGTGCCTTAAGCAAATTTGAACATCGCAATCAGGTCGAAATCAAATGGAAAAGTTTTGAATTGAATGCGGACATTCCGAGACGAACGACAACCACTGTGCTTGAATTTCTGACCGCCCATAAGGGTATTTCATCCGATCAAGCGAAAGGCCTTTTCAAGCATGTCACTCAAACGGCTGCAAAGGACGGCCTAAAGTTTAACTTCGATATCGGTCTTCATGGCAACACATTCGATGGTCATCGGTTGGTACATTATGCCACAGAGAATGGTTGCGGCGATGCAATGAAAGAACGTCTCTTTTCGGGATACTTTGTGCGAGGAGAATCGGTCGCTGACATTGACACACTCGTCTCGATGGCAACGGATGTCGGGCTGGATGCAGAAAAGACCCGCGAAATGCTGCAATCCGACAAATTTAGCGACGAGGTCAGAATGGACGAAGCACAAGCGAGGAAGCTGGGAATCCATGGGGTTCCATTCTTTCGGATAGATGAAAAACACGAAATGTCTGGTATTCAGGCACCCGAAGGTTTTCTGCAAGTACTTAACAAAGCTTGGAATTCCACCGAAGGTGCGAAGAGTTCTACGGCAGGAGTGGCCTGTAATGAGGATGGTTGCGTTCGTCGTTAA